Proteins from a genomic interval of Brucella intermedia LMG 3301:
- a CDS encoding ABC transporter permease, whose product MNTQNPAVAPRSSRHAQSFGKKLKGEWLLKYSTLFVLLLLFVGFSLTVDRFLTANNLLNILQQIAMLTIVGAGLTFGFAAREMDLSVGYMVGMAGIVVPLLLVAGTPLPLALLAGLGAGFVVGAVNAALVTLVGVPSLIATLAVGSILYGINFLMTGGRAIYGGLPASYLWLGQGQLFGVPVLAYAMVVVVFVAWFLMERTVFGRYIYAVGGNLKAAELSGVNGRFYRAAALIVCSIFAAVAGALLAARLGSGQPNAGERYLLDGLATVFIGMTMFRPGTATVAGTFFGALFIGVINNGLNLIGMDTYIQSIVKGLIILVAVAVVSRTTKLKLL is encoded by the coding sequence ATGAATACACAAAACCCCGCCGTTGCCCCACGATCGTCGCGTCACGCGCAGAGCTTTGGCAAGAAGCTTAAGGGTGAATGGCTGCTGAAATATTCAACGCTCTTCGTGTTGCTCCTGCTGTTCGTGGGCTTTTCGCTGACAGTGGACCGCTTTCTGACGGCCAACAATCTGCTCAACATCCTCCAGCAGATTGCCATGCTCACCATCGTCGGCGCGGGCCTGACCTTCGGCTTCGCCGCGCGCGAAATGGACCTTTCGGTCGGCTATATGGTCGGCATGGCCGGTATTGTGGTGCCGCTGCTGCTGGTTGCGGGCACGCCTTTGCCATTGGCGTTGCTGGCCGGATTGGGGGCAGGATTTGTCGTCGGTGCCGTCAATGCGGCGCTCGTCACCCTGGTCGGCGTACCCTCATTGATTGCGACGCTGGCAGTAGGCTCCATTCTATATGGGATCAACTTTCTGATGACGGGCGGACGCGCGATCTATGGCGGGCTTCCGGCCAGCTATCTCTGGCTGGGACAGGGGCAGCTCTTTGGTGTTCCCGTGCTTGCCTATGCCATGGTCGTCGTGGTGTTCGTCGCCTGGTTCCTGATGGAGCGCACGGTCTTCGGTCGTTACATTTACGCTGTGGGCGGCAACCTCAAGGCTGCGGAGCTGTCTGGCGTGAACGGTCGCTTCTATCGCGCCGCCGCCCTGATCGTCTGCTCGATTTTCGCAGCCGTTGCAGGGGCGCTTCTGGCAGCGCGCCTCGGCTCCGGCCAGCCGAATGCCGGCGAGCGCTATCTCCTCGACGGTTTAGCTACGGTATTCATCGGCATGACCATGTTCCGTCCCGGTACGGCGACGGTTGCCGGAACTTTCTTCGGCGCGCTGTTTATCGGCGTCATCAATAACGGCCTCAATCTGATTGGCATGGATACGTATATCCAGAGCATCGTGAAGGGCCTCATCATTCTCGTCGCGGTCGCGGTTGTCTCGCGTACCACCAAACTAAAGCTCCTGTGA